DNA from Vibrio japonicus:
TCATACATCCACTCCATTAACCGAGCGCCCTCAGCGCCAACTTCACTCACTAGTGTTGGGCTTAAGCACGTTAATTCCCGCTTAGTAAAGTTTAGGTTAACTGAACTATTATTTATTGAGACAAGGTGGACAACAGGTGAGATAAGGCATGGAAAGAGAAACAATGGAGTTTGACATTGTCGTTGTCGGCGCTGGCCCTGCTGGATTATCCGCTGCTTGTCGACTTGGTCAACTTAGTCGGTCGAATGGACTGGATCTCAATATTTGCGTGATTGAGAAAGGCGCACAAGTCGGCGCGCATATTTTATCCGGAGCCGTATTCGAGCCAAAAGCACTAGACGAGCTTTTCCCAGACTGGCAAGACGCCCCACCACCCATGACTCCTGTGAGTGACGAATCGCTCATTTACCTAACAACCAAACACAATCACTGTCGCGTTCCTAAACATCTTGCTCCTAAAACCCTGTTTGGCAAAAATCCCAATTACGTCATTAGCTTGGGGCAACTCTGCATTTGGTTAGCGGATCAAGCCGAGCAACTTGGCGTTGAGATCTTTCCCGGCTTTGCCGCAAAAAGCATCCATTACGACAATGAAGGCAACGTCTGTGGCATTGTGACGTCCGATTTAGGCCTTGATAAAGAAGGCAAACCAAAAAGCAGCTTTGAGCCAGGCATTATTCTCAAAGCCCGATATACCGTATTTGCAGAAGGGGCAAGAGGCCATTTAGGTTGCGAACTGATCAGTAAATTCAAACTGAACAAAGGTAAACAACCCCAACACTATGCGTTGGGCATTAAAGAGTTGTGGCAACTACCGGAAAACGATCCAAGACATAAACCCGGTACGGTTATCCACGGCTTGGGCTGGCCACTCAGTGAGAGCAACACCAATGGCGGGAGCTTTCTTTATCACCTCGACAACCACCAAATTGCGGTCGGTATTATTGTCGATCTCAATTACAGCAACCCCTACCTTGATCCCTTTGAAGAGTTTCAACGCCTAAAACACCACCCTGCTATGTCCAAATATTTAGAGGGCGGTGAGCGACTTTGTTTTGGTGCAAGAGCGTTAGCCAAAGGTGGATTGTTTTCACTCCCCAAACAGCAGTTTCCCGGCGGCTTATTAATCGGATGTGATGCAGGCACGCTAGACAACGCCAAAATTAAAGGGTGTCACACCGCTATGAAATCAGGTCTGATAGCGGCTGAAGCGATTGCCCTAGAATTCGCAAAAGACAATCCTGAGCTTGAAGTAAACTACCAAACGCATTTTGAGCAGTCCTGGCTGTATGACGAACTGAGTCGAGCCCGAAATTTCAACGGCGCCATTCACAAACACGGCCCTATTCTTGGTGGTGCACTTGCCATCATTGAACAGAACATTTGGCCATGTATCACACGTAAGCCTGTACCTTGGAACATCAAAGATCCACAAGCTGACTACGTGGCTTTGAAAGATAAGTACACTTGCACAAAAATTCACTACCCTAAGCCCGATAAAAAGCTGAGTTTTGATAGACCTTCATCGGTGTATTTATCCGGTACAAAACACGAAGAAAATCAGCCTAATCACTTACATATCTCCAGCTACAGGATTGCTATTGCTAACCATTTACCCATGTTTGATGAACCGAGCCAGCGGTATTGTCCGGCTGGTGTGTATGAAATTGTTGAGAAAGATGGCAACAAACAACTGCACATTAACCCCACTAACTGCCTTCACTGTAAAACGTGCGACATAAAAGACCCATCAAATAACATCACTTGGGTTCCCCCCGAAGGTGGTGGTGGGCCAGATTACAGAAACATGTAAGAACCTGATTTTCGTGGTTAAACGCTACGGTAAAAGTGCAATACACCATTTTGTTAATCTATCCGTCTTATAGCTTCGTTACCGGACGTCAAACCCTTATTAGCAAAGGGGTTGTACACAGTCTGTTAACAATTGGAAATATTTTTGTGTTCTGATTGAAAAAGAGATTCCAATCACACTTATATTGGTTATAATTCGCGCCCATTGCGTTTTCTGTTGATAAACGCAAACTTAATTTTAATGTATTGACTATTAACCACGCCTCTTCTTAGAGGAAAACTGGGAAAAAAAATGAGCAAGATTGATAAAGCTATGCGTATCCTGCTAGCGGGATTCTGTATCAACCTTTGTCTTGGCATCCTGTATGCTTGGAGTGTATTTAACAAGGCACTAGTCACTGAATCTGGCTGGAGTGCTGCTGAAGCATCTGCGCCTTACGCAACTGCAACTATCACCTTCTCTATCTGTCTTCTAGTTGCGGGTATCCTACAAGACCGTATGGGTCCTCGTATGATCCTTATCTTAGGTACGGTTCTTACTGGCCTTGGTATGATTGCCTCTGGTTTTGTCGATTCACCGCTTATGCTAAACATTACATTCGGTGTGATTACTGGTGCTGGTATCGGCTTTGGTTACGCGTGTCTGTCACCGTCTGCGATGAAATGGTTCCACTCGTCTAAAAAAGGCATGGTAAACGGTCTTATCGCCGCTGGCTTCGGTCTTGCCGCTATCTACCTTGCGCCACTGACTGCTGCTCTTATCGACAGCATGGGCATCCAAACTAGCTTCTTAGTACTTGGTGTAGGTATTTTGGCTATCGCAGTACCACTTGCAGCGACGATCAACAACCCACCAGCGGGCTACACGCCAGCAGAACCAAAAGTAAAAGCTGGCCAAGCACCAAAAGCGGTAAAGATTTCTGAAGATCTAAGCTGGAAAGCGATGCTGAAAACGCCTCAGTTCTACTCATTGTGGATCATGTACGCGTTTGCCGCTTCTGTTGGTCTTATGATCATCGGTAACATCACCACGATCGCAAGCGTTCAGGCTAGCCTGCCAAACGCGGTATACCTAGCATCTATCCTTGCAGTATTTAACTCAGGCGGTCGTGTTGCTGCGGGTATGCTTGCAGACAAGATTGGTGGCGTGCGCACTCTACTGTTAGCGTTCATACTACAAGGCGCAAACATGGCTCTGTTCGCAACGTTCGATACAGAATTCACGCTTATCATCGGTACAGCTATCGCAGCGGTTGGTTACGGTACGCTACTAGCGGTATTCCCAACACTAACAGCAGAATTCTACGGCCTGAAAAACTACGGTACTAACTACGGCGTTCTATACACGGCCTGGGGTATTGGTGGTGCTATCGGTGCCGCGGTTGTTGGCTTCTCTATGACAAACGGCGACGGCTACAACCTAGCGTACACGGTTTCAGCAGTTATGATGGCAGTGTGTATTACACTTGCAATCATCACTAAGCCAATTTCTGAAGCAAAAGTTGCGCAGCTTAAAAACGCTTAATCGATTGAATTAAGTACTGAAAGGCTTACTCTTATGGGTAAGCCTTTTTTGTATGTGTACAACATGGATAATCCCGTCACTCTCGCGCCCGATTACTATTTAGATAATTTTGTTAAACTGATTTCTCACGCTCAGCATTGGTACTCTGATCTACTCGAATGCAGCGAACATGAATGGATCACTCATTTTAATCAGTTAGATAGACCTTCTCAGTGCTTGTTGGTACGACTATACAGTCGCCGTGGGTGCTGGTTTCGTTCAGACAAAATAAACTACGCTGAAATCCCCGACATACCCTCTCGTCTAGATACATTGGTCAAATACGATTTTATCGCCATTAACCCGATACTTGATACCCATGGGCTTGCGTCTAGCTTGCTGACAAAACCAGAGCTATGTGCGCTATTTCCTCAGGTCAATAAGTCGCTTCGAAAAGAGCAATTCATCGCCTCGATACCAAATACGCCGTTTTCAGACTTCAACAAAATCGGCTTTGAGGTTATTCATCTCAAATCCGATTACATGATTGATTTGTTACTGACTCTGTTTTTTGCCAATACACATCAAGACTTAAGCCAGTTTGTATTGGATGAACTGGGGTTAAACCAGTTTGAGAAATATGAACTAAGCAAAGAACGTCGCTTCTTCAGTTCGCGTATTGAGATTGAGCAACTACTGAGTTTAAGTTCTCTCGCCGAAGAATATTCTTTGGCAGACAGACAATGCCTCTCGACATTAACTAGCCTCTCCGAACGTATTCCAGACCCAGTGCCACACGCCTATATTGAACGTAAGCGTCAGCACATGATTAATGACATTGCACGAGACTTTGAGCGATTAAGCGCGTACGACAAAGCTTTGGGTTTATTCAGGCAAACACAATTACCGCCGAGTCGAGAGCGTCAAGCACGAATTCTTGCTAAGCTTGACGAAGACAAACTCTTTAGTGACGTTGTCACGGGCATGCTAACCCAACCTGAAAATGCAGCAGAGTTAGAAGTCGCGACCAAACTGGAACAGAGAGTAAAGCGTAAACGTGGCTTGAAAGTTCCGCGCGCCTCAAAACCTAAATGTCATGAATGCCGGCTGGAACTCGATCTTTCACAACAACGCGTAGAATTGGCAGTAAAAGCGCATTTTGAAAAGAATGGCTGGAATGTGTTTTACGTTGAAAACCACTTCCTCAATGGTTTACTCGGCCTCGCGTTTTGGGAACTGTTTTTTGCTCCAGTCGAAGGCGCGTTTATCAATGCGTATCAATATAAGCCTTTAGATCTATACCACGCTGATTTCCTCAGTAAGCGTCAGAAGACGTATGACAAGGCCGTTGAAACGATATCGGCTCAGGGACTGCTCCATCTTAAGCAACGTTATGAAGAAAAATTGAACATCAGTAATCCTTTTATTCACTGGCCAAGCTTTGCGCCTGAACTGATTGATCATGCCGAAACCGCAATCCCTACCGACACCTTACTCTCTCTTTTTGAAGTGCAGTTCAGCGATCTCAAGCTCTACCGGAATGGAATGCCTGATTTAATCGCATTTAAAGATAATGAATACCGCTGGATAGAGGTCAAAGGCCCTGGCGATAAACTCCAAGACAATCAATGGCGCTGGATAAAAGAGTTCGATCGCCTTGGTGTCCCATTTTCTGTCTGTTATGTAAACCAATAGACTGGTCAATGAGGGTTTTCAGCGATTTTGAATGGTGTTTTATTTGCTAAACTCGTATTCTTCTGCTGCAATTTTCTGAACATAATCAATCAAATCAATATCCAGATGAAACTACAAAAACTTTTGTTACTGGTGATCGTAACACTGTTCGCTGGCTGTGCCACATACGCTGGGCTTAACTACAATCAACTCTTTGGAGAGGCGCAGGTTAGAGAGCGCCGCGTCCACATAGACTCATCACATGGCGATTTCTTCTTAAAGGAGGTAAAACCCATCATCGACAAGCGATGTGTGGTCTGTCACGCCTGTTATGATGCGCCATGTCAACTGAAACTCTCTTCGGTAGAAGGGATTGATCGAGGCGCAAGTACTCAGCTTGTCTACGAAGGAACTCGCCTGACGGCAGCGAAACCCACTCGCCTGTTTGAGGATGCAGAGACAACACAGCAGTGGCGTGACTTGGGCTTTCATCCTGTCCTTAACGAACGCTCCCAAAACGCGACAGCGAACATCGAAGCGGGCTTAATCGCCAGAATGTTGATGCAAAAAGAGTCGCACCCTCTTCCGCAACAAGATCAGCTAGAAGGATTTGATTTCGCGATTGATCGCAGTCAGGTTTGCCCGACTATTGAAGAATACAGTCAATACGAGAAAAAATACCCTACTTGGGGGATGCCTTACGGAATGCCAAACCTAGATGGCAAAGAGTACTCCACCTTAATCAATTGGCTGAATGACGGCGCTCTCATGAACGATCCCGTGCCACTTACCCAGAAGCAGCAAGATTTGGTCGAGACGTATGAAAAGTTACTCAACAAAGACTCGTTGAAAGTCCAATTAGCCGCACGTTATATCTACGAACATCTGTTCTTATCACACCTATATTTTTCAGATCTGAATGAACGCCAGCCACGCTTTTTTAGTCTGGTACGCTCTGCAACACCGCCAGGACTGCCTGTTAAACGTATTGCCACCCGTCGCCCTTACGATGATCCGGGAGTTGATCGCGTGTACTACCGCTTGATTCCTGAACAAGGCACCATCGTCGATAAAACTCATATGCCTTTTGCACTCAACAAGCAGCGTATTACTAACTGGAAGCAGTGGTTTATTGACGCGCCATACACCGTATCTCAACTGCCGGGTTATGCGCCTGAAATCGCAGCTAACCCAATGACCGCCTTTATCGACATGCCAGTAAAAGCGCGCTTTAAGTTTATGCTCGACAACTCACAGAACACGATTAACGCCTTTATCAAAGGGCCAGTTTGCCGTGGTCAGCTCGCACTTAATGTCATCAATGACCGTTTTTGGGTGTTCTTCATTGACCCTGAAAAATCGGATATCCCTGAGATCAACGAGTTTTATCGCTCTCAAGCGAACAACCTGAAACTGCCAAGCGAACTGGAAAGCAACACCCTACCGATGACCAACTGGGTCGCGTATTCCAGACAGCAGGCCAAATATTTAGAAGAGAAGTCTGAGTTTGTTAACCGCTGGTTTAAAGACGGTCGTTACCTAACCACCGATGTGATTTGGACAGGTGACGGTCACAACCCCAATGCTGCGCTAACTGTATTTAGACACTTTGACAGCGCCACTGTTGTCCAAGGTTTGGTCGGCGAGCCACCAAAAACAGCATGGATTATGGATTATGCGTTGATTGAGCGTATCCATTACCTTCTTGTGGCTGGCTTCGATGTCTACGGCAATTTTGGCCACCAGCTGATCACTCGCATGTTTATGGACTTTCTAAGACTTGAAGGGGAAAGTAACTTTGTTGCCCTGCTCCCACTCAACATTCGACATCAAGAACAATCTAGTTGGTATCGTGAACAAAGCCCGCAGCTGAGTGACTTTTTACAGCGTAACGTTAATCCGTTTAACCAACCGACGAACGTTCCGTATTACACGGACGATCCAAAATCAGAGCTCTATGCGAAGTTAAAAACACTGCTGGCTCCCGTGCTGAGTAACCGATATGACATTGAGCAAACTGGTTTTTCTTCAAAAAACGAAAATCTTCTTCGCTCAATAAACACGATCAAAGGCAAAGGGTTAGCGTACTTACCTCAAATTACGATGCTTATGATTGAGTCTAATTCTGGTCAAAAACAGCTTTTTACCTTGTTGCAGAATAGCGCACATACCAACATCTCGAGCTTATTTGACGAAGAAAGCAATCGAGATCCAGAAAATGACGATTTAACACTGGTTCGCGGAGTGCTTGGTAGTTACCCAGCGGCTTACCTTTCTTTGAAGGAGTCTCAGATCCCGCAACTGGTTGAGATGATTAAAAATGTGTATACGGAAGAAGATTACGTCAAATTGCTTGATGCGTTTGCGATTCGTCGCAGCTCGAGTGAGTTTTGGCCGTTTAGCGATCAGGTTCATCAGTGGTACAAACAGTCATATCCTATCGAATTTGGATTGCTGGACTATAATCGTTTTGAGAATAGGTAGAACTGTTTAACCGCGCTTGCTCATATTAAGGAGGTTTACGATGGGAATTCAAGACAGCATTCGTTTACTGGAGCAGCAAATCTATGTTGCATGTTCAGAAGGCGATTATGACACCGTTCAAATGCTAGAGCATCAGCTAGAGAGGTTAAGAACCAAAGCCGAACATCCATTTGATGAAGACCCATATGCTCCTGAAGGAAAATTCTTCCCTGAAGA
Protein-coding regions in this window:
- a CDS encoding VRR-NUC domain-containing protein — protein: MDNPVTLAPDYYLDNFVKLISHAQHWYSDLLECSEHEWITHFNQLDRPSQCLLVRLYSRRGCWFRSDKINYAEIPDIPSRLDTLVKYDFIAINPILDTHGLASSLLTKPELCALFPQVNKSLRKEQFIASIPNTPFSDFNKIGFEVIHLKSDYMIDLLLTLFFANTHQDLSQFVLDELGLNQFEKYELSKERRFFSSRIEIEQLLSLSSLAEEYSLADRQCLSTLTSLSERIPDPVPHAYIERKRQHMINDIARDFERLSAYDKALGLFRQTQLPPSRERQARILAKLDEDKLFSDVVTGMLTQPENAAELEVATKLEQRVKRKRGLKVPRASKPKCHECRLELDLSQQRVELAVKAHFEKNGWNVFYVENHFLNGLLGLAFWELFFAPVEGAFINAYQYKPLDLYHADFLSKRQKTYDKAVETISAQGLLHLKQRYEEKLNISNPFIHWPSFAPELIDHAETAIPTDTLLSLFEVQFSDLKLYRNGMPDLIAFKDNEYRWIEVKGPGDKLQDNQWRWIKEFDRLGVPFSVCYVNQ
- a CDS encoding electron transfer flavoprotein-ubiquinone oxidoreductase encodes the protein MERETMEFDIVVVGAGPAGLSAACRLGQLSRSNGLDLNICVIEKGAQVGAHILSGAVFEPKALDELFPDWQDAPPPMTPVSDESLIYLTTKHNHCRVPKHLAPKTLFGKNPNYVISLGQLCIWLADQAEQLGVEIFPGFAAKSIHYDNEGNVCGIVTSDLGLDKEGKPKSSFEPGIILKARYTVFAEGARGHLGCELISKFKLNKGKQPQHYALGIKELWQLPENDPRHKPGTVIHGLGWPLSESNTNGGSFLYHLDNHQIAVGIIVDLNYSNPYLDPFEEFQRLKHHPAMSKYLEGGERLCFGARALAKGGLFSLPKQQFPGGLLIGCDAGTLDNAKIKGCHTAMKSGLIAAEAIALEFAKDNPELEVNYQTHFEQSWLYDELSRARNFNGAIHKHGPILGGALAIIEQNIWPCITRKPVPWNIKDPQADYVALKDKYTCTKIHYPKPDKKLSFDRPSSVYLSGTKHEENQPNHLHISSYRIAIANHLPMFDEPSQRYCPAGVYEIVEKDGNKQLHINPTNCLHCKTCDIKDPSNNITWVPPEGGGGPDYRNM
- a CDS encoding L-lactate MFS transporter, producing the protein MSKIDKAMRILLAGFCINLCLGILYAWSVFNKALVTESGWSAAEASAPYATATITFSICLLVAGILQDRMGPRMILILGTVLTGLGMIASGFVDSPLMLNITFGVITGAGIGFGYACLSPSAMKWFHSSKKGMVNGLIAAGFGLAAIYLAPLTAALIDSMGIQTSFLVLGVGILAIAVPLAATINNPPAGYTPAEPKVKAGQAPKAVKISEDLSWKAMLKTPQFYSLWIMYAFAASVGLMIIGNITTIASVQASLPNAVYLASILAVFNSGGRVAAGMLADKIGGVRTLLLAFILQGANMALFATFDTEFTLIIGTAIAAVGYGTLLAVFPTLTAEFYGLKNYGTNYGVLYTAWGIGGAIGAAVVGFSMTNGDGYNLAYTVSAVMMAVCITLAIITKPISEAKVAQLKNA
- a CDS encoding fatty acid cis/trans isomerase, coding for MKLQKLLLLVIVTLFAGCATYAGLNYNQLFGEAQVRERRVHIDSSHGDFFLKEVKPIIDKRCVVCHACYDAPCQLKLSSVEGIDRGASTQLVYEGTRLTAAKPTRLFEDAETTQQWRDLGFHPVLNERSQNATANIEAGLIARMLMQKESHPLPQQDQLEGFDFAIDRSQVCPTIEEYSQYEKKYPTWGMPYGMPNLDGKEYSTLINWLNDGALMNDPVPLTQKQQDLVETYEKLLNKDSLKVQLAARYIYEHLFLSHLYFSDLNERQPRFFSLVRSATPPGLPVKRIATRRPYDDPGVDRVYYRLIPEQGTIVDKTHMPFALNKQRITNWKQWFIDAPYTVSQLPGYAPEIAANPMTAFIDMPVKARFKFMLDNSQNTINAFIKGPVCRGQLALNVINDRFWVFFIDPEKSDIPEINEFYRSQANNLKLPSELESNTLPMTNWVAYSRQQAKYLEEKSEFVNRWFKDGRYLTTDVIWTGDGHNPNAALTVFRHFDSATVVQGLVGEPPKTAWIMDYALIERIHYLLVAGFDVYGNFGHQLITRMFMDFLRLEGESNFVALLPLNIRHQEQSSWYREQSPQLSDFLQRNVNPFNQPTNVPYYTDDPKSELYAKLKTLLAPVLSNRYDIEQTGFSSKNENLLRSINTIKGKGLAYLPQITMLMIESNSGQKQLFTLLQNSAHTNISSLFDEESNRDPENDDLTLVRGVLGSYPAAYLSLKESQIPQLVEMIKNVYTEEDYVKLLDAFAIRRSSSEFWPFSDQVHQWYKQSYPIEFGLLDYNRFENR